The genomic DNA GCCGATTAAACAAATAAGCACCGCTTCGATTAAAAATTGCTGCAAGATATTGGATTGTCTTGCGCCGATTGCCATGCGCACACCGATTTCTTTGGTACGTTCCGTCACTGACACTAACATAATGTTCATTACGCCGATGCCGCCAACGATCAAGGATATGAAAGCGATAGAGGAGATGAGGAGTTTCATCGTGCTTGTGGTGCTTTCGATAGTTTGTTTGATGGTATCGCTGTTCATAATAAAGAAGTCTTTTTTGCCATGACGCATTTGGAGCAATTCGGTAATGCCTTTTTCTGCAACGGCACTATTGACCGAGTCGGAGACTTTCACCGTGATAGATGCGATTTTTTTGCTACCGGAAATTTTGTTCATTACCGTAGAGTAAGGCGCATAAATATTTAATGAACTGCTGGCACCGCCCATTTGTCGGTCGGACACGACACCAATAATGCGTAACGGTCGCTTATTAAACATGATGATTTTGCCGAGCGGATTTTCATGGGGAAAAATGGATTTTTTCGCACTTTCATCAATTAACGCCACAGACTGATTGTTACGAATATCCTCTTGTGTAAACGTATTACCTAGTTTTAACGTAAGCCCTTCCACATCAAAAGATTGTTCGCTAACGCCTTTTAAACTGGTCGATGAAAAGGTTTGGTTGCCGTAAATCAACGTGCCGCTGGAGGTACTGTTTGGCGTAACACTTTGTACATAGCTTTGATTGCTTAAGGCGTTGGCGTCATTTACTGTTAAATTTTGCATTTGTTCGGCACGTCGATCACCAAAGCCGGTACCGTTAAAAATAGTCATGGTGTTTGTGCCGATGCCTTTAATGTTTTCCAAAATTTTTTGTTGCGAACCGTTTCCTAACGCCACGACGGACACCACTGAGGTAATGCCGATAATGATCCCAAGCATGGTTAATAAGGAACGCATTTTGTGGGCAACAATGGCACTGACCGACATTTTAAAGGCTTCAATAAGCTGATCTTTGCTGAATCCGAAGCGGGATTTTGATTTACCCGTATTTTTAACCGCACTTTGTATTGCTTCTTTTTGGCTGTCGCCAATAATTTCACCATCTTTAATTTCAATGACGCGGTTGGCACTGGCCGCAATGTCACGGTCATGCGTTACCATAATAATGGTGTGCCCTTCAGAGTGCAGTTGGCGCAAAATTTCCATGACATTTTCGCCGCTTTGTGAATCCAACGCGCCGGTGGGTTCATCCGCTAAAATGATTTCGCCACCGTTCATCAAAGCGCGAGCGATACTGACCCGTTGTTGTTGACCGCCGGAAAGTTGGTTAGGTTTATTTTGCCATTTATCTCCTAAGCCGAGTTTTTCCAATAACTGTTTGGCACGTGTTAGACGCTGTGTTTGGGGCATCCCTGCATAGATTGCCGGCAAGGCCACATTTTCAGCTGCAGTAAGACTGGAAAGGAGGTTATAGTGTTGGAAAATAAAACCGAAGGTTTGGCTACGTAAATCGGAAAGTTGATTTTGGCTGAGTTCTACGGTTTCGTTATTGTGAATTTTATAAGAACCGCTAGTGGGGGCGTCTAGACAACCGATAATGTTCATTAGGGTCGATTTACCGGAACCTGATTGTCCCATAATAGCGATAAAATCCCCTTTTTTTATGGAAAGAGAAATATTTTTTAAAATGTGTACACAGTTTTCACCTTCACCGAAAGATCGATTTAACTGTTTGATTTCAATTATATTTGCCATAAGAATTCATTACTGTTTAGAAGATAATAGGTGCATCAGTACCACTTAAGGTTTCACCTACAGCAACTTGTGATACGATCACTTCTTCACCTTCGGCAACACCAGATTTTATTTCCGTTTGATAATCATTTTGTATGCCGATTTCCACTTCACGTTGTTCCGGTTGATTGTTGCCGTTCAGGACGCTAACAAAGGTTTTACCGTTTTGTATTTGAACCGCCATATTTGGTACAAAGAGTACATTTTTGGCTTCGGCAATTTTGATGTTATTTTCTGTTGTCATGCCGATACGCAACACCTGGTCGGGGTTATCTACAACAATATTAGCATAATAATACACCGCACTTGAGCTTGAATTGCTAGAACTGGAACTACCGGAGCTTGAACTGTTGGAGGAATTATCACTGATAGTTGTTGTCGCCGGATCGACAGAATCAATTTTGGCTTGATAAACTTTTTTATTATCAGAAAGAATAGTAAAACTCACCGATTGACCAGCTTTGACTTTGGTAATATCACCTTCAGAAATTTCCGGTTTAATACGCATTTTGCTTAAATCGGCAATTTTTACGATGGTCGGTGTGGTTTGATTGGAGTTCACGGTTTGGCCTTCGGAAACCGGTATAGAAATCACAGTGCCGTCAATCGGCGCGGTAATTTTTGTGTAGCCAACATTCGTTTCAGCGGTATTCACTTCAATTTCTGCTTGTTTGATATTTTCTTGAATAACGTTCATTTCCGCTTTGGCGTTATCTAACGTTGATTTGGCCGTATTCAAGATGTCTAAAGAGGTGGCTTTTTGGCTGTAAAGTTTCGATAAACGGTTGTAATTGGATTGTGCCACATCATAAGCCGTTTTACGGGCGATTAGCTGAGCTTGATAACCGGCTAATTCTGCCTTACGGGTATTTAACATATTGATTTGCGTTGTGGAATCAATATCTGCGATTAAATCCCCTTTATTTACTTGTTGTCCTAAGGTGACGTAGAGTTTCGTGACTTTACCGGAAACTTGCGCACCCACATCGACGGTATTAATACTTTCAATGGAACCTGTCGCCACAACATTTTTCTCAATATCGCCGCGTTGAACAACTTCTGTTAAGTAACTTGTTTGCTCATCAGTATCTTTCGTAAAAAAATAACCACCGGCAATGACGGCAGTAGCGATTAAAGTGATAATTAAAGGTTTTTTTCTCATATTTCTCTCAAAGATTTAATAAAAACAATACAAACATCGTAAATAAAAAAGATTAAGAAATGCTTAACTAAATGAATGAACGTTCATTTAGTTAGGTATTTTAATGGGAAATAGGATTTTTTGCACGAAAAATCTCAAAAGTTAGACAAAGATTTTTGGCATAATTCGTTTTTTAATGGTAAATAGCACACTTGTTCTTTAGATAAATTTTAGCTTTCAATGAAAAATGTGTAAAATAGAGTGGTTATTTTTATGTATTTTTTATTGAGAAAATTATGACTAATCCAGAAACAAATTTAGAGAATA from Aggregatibacter aphrophilus ATCC 33389 includes the following:
- a CDS encoding MacB family efflux pump subunit, with protein sequence MANIIEIKQLNRSFGEGENCVHILKNISLSIKKGDFIAIMGQSGSGKSTLMNIIGCLDAPTSGSYKIHNNETVELSQNQLSDLRSQTFGFIFQHYNLLSSLTAAENVALPAIYAGMPQTQRLTRAKQLLEKLGLGDKWQNKPNQLSGGQQQRVSIARALMNGGEIILADEPTGALDSQSGENVMEILRQLHSEGHTIIMVTHDRDIAASANRVIEIKDGEIIGDSQKEAIQSAVKNTGKSKSRFGFSKDQLIEAFKMSVSAIVAHKMRSLLTMLGIIIGITSVVSVVALGNGSQQKILENIKGIGTNTMTIFNGTGFGDRRAEQMQNLTVNDANALSNQSYVQSVTPNSTSSGTLIYGNQTFSSTSLKGVSEQSFDVEGLTLKLGNTFTQEDIRNNQSVALIDESAKKSIFPHENPLGKIIMFNKRPLRIIGVVSDRQMGGASSSLNIYAPYSTVMNKISGSKKIASITVKVSDSVNSAVAEKGITELLQMRHGKKDFFIMNSDTIKQTIESTTSTMKLLISSIAFISLIVGGIGVMNIMLVSVTERTKEIGVRMAIGARQSNILQQFLIEAVLICLIGGVTGILLSGVIGLLFNTFMSDFAMAFSSASIIAAVAFSTLIGVVFGYMPAKRAAQLDPITALARE
- a CDS encoding efflux RND transporter periplasmic adaptor subunit produces the protein MRKKPLIITLIATAVIAGGYFFTKDTDEQTSYLTEVVQRGDIEKNVVATGSIESINTVDVGAQVSGKVTKLYVTLGQQVNKGDLIADIDSTTQINMLNTRKAELAGYQAQLIARKTAYDVAQSNYNRLSKLYSQKATSLDILNTAKSTLDNAKAEMNVIQENIKQAEIEVNTAETNVGYTKITAPIDGTVISIPVSEGQTVNSNQTTPTIVKIADLSKMRIKPEISEGDITKVKAGQSVSFTILSDNKKVYQAKIDSVDPATTTISDNSSNSSSSGSSSSSNSSSSAVYYYANIVVDNPDQVLRIGMTTENNIKIAEAKNVLFVPNMAVQIQNGKTFVSVLNGNNQPEQREVEIGIQNDYQTEIKSGVAEGEEVIVSQVAVGETLSGTDAPIIF